In Zingiber officinale cultivar Zhangliang chromosome 1A, Zo_v1.1, whole genome shotgun sequence, a genomic segment contains:
- the LOC122029671 gene encoding 40S ribosomal protein S10-1-like, translated as MIIPKKNRHEICKYLFQEGVLYAKKDFDLAKHPEIDVPNLQVIKLMQSFKSREFVRETFAWQHYYWYLTNDGIEHLRTYLNLPSEIVPATLKKSARPPARPFGSGPPGDRPRGPPRFEGDRPRFGDRDGYRGGPRPGGPPAEAGDKGGAPPEFQPSFRGSGGRPGFGRGGGGYGAAPPSSSFQ; from the exons ATG ATCATCCCCAAGAAGAATCGCCATGAGATCTGCAAGTACCTATTCCAGG AGGGGGTGCTTTACGCCAAGAAGGATTTCGACCTTGCCAAGCACCCGGAGATAGACGTGCCGAATCTTCAGGTGATCAAGCTGATGCAGAGCTTCAAGTCGAGGGAATTCGTGAGGGAGACCTTTGCATGGCAGCACTACTACTGGTACCTTACCAATGATGGTATTGAGCACCTAAGAACTTACCTTAACCTTCCCTCTGAGATTGTCCCTGCTACACTGAAGAAATCTGCAAGGCCGCCCGCTCGCCCATTTGGCTCTGGCCCTCCTGGTGACCGCCCAAG GGGGCCACCACGGTTTGAGGGAGATAGACCGAGGTTTGGGGACAGAGATGGATATCGTGGAGGTCCTCGGCCCGGAGGACCACCAGCCGAGGCTGGTGACAAGGGTGGTGCACCTCCTGAATTCCAGCCTTCTTTTAGG GGTTCTGGAGGTAGACCTGGTTTTGGCCGTGGTGGTGGAGGATATGGAGCTGctcctccatcttcttcttttcaGTGA